A window of the Kosakonia sp. BYX6 genome harbors these coding sequences:
- the moaE gene encoding molybdopterin synthase catalytic subunit MoaE, giving the protein MSETRICVDRAAFNVGEEYTWLAACDEDGAVVTFTGKVRNHNLGDSVSALTLEHYPGMTEKSLAEIVDDARSRWPLGRVTVYHRVGELWPGDEIVFVGAASAHRSSAFEAGQFIMDYLKTRAPFWKREATPEGERWVEARDSDKQAAKRW; this is encoded by the coding sequence ATGAGCGAAACGCGAATTTGTGTCGATCGCGCGGCGTTTAATGTCGGCGAGGAGTACACCTGGCTGGCGGCCTGCGACGAAGACGGCGCAGTTGTGACGTTTACCGGCAAAGTGCGCAACCACAATCTGGGCGACAGCGTGAGTGCGTTAACCCTGGAACATTACCCCGGCATGACCGAAAAATCGCTGGCGGAAATTGTCGACGACGCGCGCAGCCGCTGGCCGCTTGGGCGTGTGACGGTTTATCACCGCGTTGGCGAACTGTGGCCGGGCGACGAGATTGTGTTTGTCGGTGCCGCCAGCGCGCACCGCAGCAGCGCCTTCGAAGCCGGACAATTTATTATGGATTATCTGAAAACCCGCGCGCCGTTCTGGAAGCGCGAAGCGACGCCGGAAGGGGAGCGCTGGGTCGAAGCCCGCGACAGCGATAAACAGGCAGCGAAACGCTGGTAA
- the clsB gene encoding cardiolipin synthase ClsB, with protein sequence MKCSWRDGNRIQLLENGDNYYPALYDAIDKAQQKIILETFIWFEDEMGKQLHQVLLKAAQRGVSIEVLLDGYGSPDLSEPFVNALTSAGVIFRYYDPRPRVFGMRTNVFRRMHRKIVVIDNTVAFVGGINYSAEHLLSYGPEAKQDYAVRVEGPVVDDILQFELENLPDNAPAKRWWQRRRHRPEENRKPGEAQVLFVWRDNDDHRDDIERHYLKMLANARREVIIANAYFFPGYRLLHAMRNAARRGVTVKLIVQGEPDMPIVKVGAELLYNYLLKGGVQVYEYRRRPLHGKVALMDDHWATVGSSNLDPLSLSLNLEANVIIHDRAFNQTLRENLQAIIDHDCQRVDETMAPKRTWWNLGKSIVVFHFLRHFPAMVGWLPAHTPKLAEVGPPVQPEIETQDRTEAQHSGAKP encoded by the coding sequence GCTGGAAAATGGTGATAACTACTATCCGGCACTGTACGACGCCATTGATAAGGCACAGCAAAAAATCATCCTTGAAACCTTTATCTGGTTTGAAGATGAAATGGGCAAGCAACTGCATCAAGTGTTGCTGAAAGCCGCGCAGCGCGGGGTCAGCATTGAAGTGCTGCTCGATGGTTACGGTTCGCCCGATTTAAGCGAACCGTTCGTTAACGCCCTGACCTCTGCAGGGGTGATTTTCCGTTACTACGACCCCCGCCCGCGCGTTTTCGGTATGCGCACCAACGTCTTTCGCCGCATGCACCGCAAAATTGTGGTGATCGACAATACCGTTGCTTTCGTCGGCGGCATTAACTATTCGGCGGAACATCTTTTAAGTTACGGCCCGGAAGCCAAGCAGGATTACGCGGTGCGCGTCGAAGGGCCGGTGGTGGACGATATTCTGCAATTCGAACTGGAAAATTTGCCCGATAATGCCCCGGCAAAACGCTGGTGGCAGCGGCGACGTCATCGCCCGGAAGAGAACCGCAAGCCGGGTGAAGCGCAGGTGCTGTTTGTCTGGCGCGATAACGACGACCACCGCGATGATATTGAACGTCACTACCTGAAAATGCTGGCCAATGCGCGCCGGGAAGTGATTATCGCCAATGCCTATTTCTTCCCCGGCTACCGCTTGTTACACGCGATGCGCAACGCCGCGCGCCGTGGCGTGACGGTGAAGCTGATTGTGCAGGGCGAGCCGGACATGCCGATTGTGAAAGTGGGCGCCGAGCTGCTTTACAACTACCTGCTGAAAGGCGGGGTGCAGGTGTATGAATATCGCCGCCGCCCGCTGCACGGCAAGGTAGCGTTGATGGACGATCACTGGGCGACGGTGGGTTCCAGCAATCTCGATCCGCTGAGCTTGTCGCTGAATCTGGAAGCCAATGTGATCATTCACGACCGCGCGTTCAACCAGACGCTACGCGAAAATCTGCAGGCCATTATCGACCACGATTGCCAGCGAGTGGATGAAACCATGGCGCCGAAACGGACGTGGTGGAACCTCGGCAAGAGCATTGTGGTATTCCACTTTTTACGCCATTTCCCGGCGATGGTGGGTTGGCTTCCGGCGCATACCCCCAAGCTTGCCGAAGTGGGGCCACCGGTTCAGCCGGAAATTGAAACCCAGGACAGGACTGAAGCACAGCATTCCGGAGCAAAACCCTGA
- a CDS encoding Bax inhibitor-1/YccA family protein, which produces MDRFPRSDSIVQSSRTGLQTYMAQVYGWMTCGLLLTAFVAWYAARSEAIMSFVFSSQITFFGLIIAQLALVFVLSGMIHKLSAGVATSLFMLYSALTGLTISSILLVYTAQSIAATFVVTAGMFGAMSLYGYTTKRDLSGFGNMLFMGLIGIVLASLVNFWLKSEALMWAVTYIGVVIFVGLTAYDTQKLKNIGQQINVSDTAQLRKYSILGALTLYLDFINLFLMLLRIFGNRR; this is translated from the coding sequence ATGGATCGTTTCCCCCGTTCCGATTCTATCGTGCAGAGCAGCCGCACCGGTCTGCAAACGTACATGGCGCAAGTGTATGGCTGGATGACCTGCGGTCTGTTACTGACCGCGTTTGTCGCCTGGTACGCCGCGCGCAGCGAAGCCATCATGAGCTTCGTCTTTTCCAGTCAGATAACCTTCTTTGGCCTGATCATCGCCCAACTGGCGCTGGTGTTTGTTCTTTCCGGGATGATTCATAAACTGAGCGCGGGCGTCGCCACTTCGCTATTTATGCTCTATTCCGCGCTCACCGGGCTGACCATCTCCAGTATTTTGCTGGTCTACACTGCGCAATCGATCGCCGCGACCTTTGTGGTCACCGCCGGGATGTTCGGCGCGATGAGCCTGTATGGCTACACCACCAAGCGCGATCTCAGCGGCTTCGGCAATATGCTGTTTATGGGGCTTATCGGTATTGTGCTCGCCTCGCTGGTCAACTTCTGGCTGAAAAGCGAAGCGCTGATGTGGGCGGTGACCTATATCGGCGTGGTGATTTTCGTTGGCCTGACAGCCTACGACACGCAAAAATTGAAAAACATCGGTCAGCAGATTAACGTCAGCGACACTGCGCAATTGCGTAAGTACTCGATTCTCGGCGCGTTAACGCTGTATCTCGACTTTATTAACCTGTTCCTGATGCTGCTGCGGATTTTCGGCAACCGACGTTAA
- a CDS encoding lysylphosphatidylglycerol synthase domain-containing protein — protein sequence MAKSHPRWRLAKKILTVLFFVAVAVLLVLYAQKVNWEDVWKVIRDYNRTALLSAVALVIISYLLYGFYDLLGRAYCGHKLATRQVMLVSFICYAFNLTLSTWVGGIGMRYRLYSRLGLPGSTITRIFSLSITTNWLGYILLGGLIFTFGVVQIPAHWYIDEQTLRIVGVVLLLIIVFYLWSCAFAKRRHLTVKGHKLVLPSWKFALAQMVISSANWVAMGAIIWLLMGMKADFFFVLGVLLVSSIAGVIVHIPAGIGVLEAVFIALLAGEHVSQGIIIAALLAYRVLYYFLPLLLALICYLWLEGRAKKLRAKNEKAMAQQ from the coding sequence ATGGCAAAATCACACCCGCGCTGGCGGTTGGCTAAAAAAATCCTCACGGTGCTGTTTTTTGTCGCCGTAGCGGTGCTGTTGGTGCTGTATGCGCAAAAGGTGAACTGGGAAGATGTCTGGAAAGTTATCCGCGACTATAACCGCACCGCCCTGCTCAGCGCCGTGGCGCTGGTGATAATCAGCTATTTGCTGTACGGCTTTTACGATTTGCTGGGTCGCGCTTACTGCGGACATAAGCTGGCGACGCGCCAGGTGATGCTGGTCTCCTTTATCTGCTATGCCTTCAACCTGACACTCAGCACCTGGGTTGGCGGGATCGGCATGCGCTACCGGCTTTATTCGCGGCTTGGTTTGCCGGGCAGCACCATCACGCGCATTTTTTCACTGAGCATTACCACTAACTGGCTGGGCTACATTTTGCTCGGCGGATTGATCTTCACCTTTGGCGTGGTGCAAATCCCGGCACATTGGTACATCGATGAGCAGACGTTACGCATTGTTGGCGTGGTGTTGCTGCTGATCATCGTGTTTTATTTGTGGAGCTGTGCTTTTGCTAAGCGCCGCCATTTGACGGTCAAAGGCCATAAACTGGTGTTGCCGTCGTGGAAATTCGCATTGGCGCAGATGGTGATTTCCAGCGCCAACTGGGTGGCGATGGGGGCGATTATTTGGCTGTTGATGGGCATGAAAGCGGATTTCTTCTTTGTGCTCGGCGTGTTACTGGTCAGCAGTATTGCCGGGGTGATTGTGCATATTCCGGCGGGGATCGGCGTACTGGAAGCAGTATTTATCGCGCTGCTGGCCGGTGAGCATGTTTCACAGGGCATTATTATCGCCGCCCTGCTCGCCTATCGCGTGCTCTATTACTTCCTGCCGCTGCTGCTGGCGCTGATTTGCTATCTGTGGCTGGAAGGCCGCGCGAAAAAGCTGCGCGCGAAAAACGAGAAAGCAATGGCGCAACAGTAA
- the moaD gene encoding molybdopterin synthase sulfur carrier subunit, translating to MINVLFFAQVRELVGCDSISVDTVFPSVEALRQHLVAQGGRWELALEEGKLLAAVNQTLVSFDHPLASGDEVAFFPPVTGG from the coding sequence ATGATTAACGTACTGTTTTTCGCGCAGGTGCGTGAACTGGTCGGCTGCGACAGCATCTCCGTCGACACGGTTTTCCCCTCCGTTGAAGCGCTGCGCCAGCATTTGGTTGCGCAGGGCGGACGTTGGGAACTGGCGCTGGAAGAGGGCAAACTGCTGGCGGCGGTCAACCAGACGTTAGTCAGTTTTGACCACCCGCTGGCAAGCGGTGATGAAGTGGCCTTTTTCCCACCGGTCACCGGAGGTTGA